A single region of the Polypterus senegalus isolate Bchr_013 unplaced genomic scaffold, ASM1683550v1 scaffold_5575, whole genome shotgun sequence genome encodes:
- the LOC120519318 gene encoding ethanolaminephosphotransferase 1-like codes for YSAVDSNPLSIYVMHPFWNSFVKILPTWLAPNLITFTGFMFLVLNFLMLAAFDSDFYASAPGHVHVPSWVWIAAGLLNFIAYTLDGVDGKQARRTNSSTPLGELFDHGLDSWACIFFVVTVYSIFGRGETGVGVRTLYFILWVVLFSFILSHWEKYNTGVLFLPWGYDISQV; via the exons TACAGTGCAGTTGATTCCAACCCTTTATCCATTTATGTTATGCATCCATTTTGGAATTCTTTTGTTAAG ATTTTACCCACATGGCTAGCACCAAACCTTATCACTTTCACAGGGTTTATGTTTCTTGTTCTTAATTTTCTAATGTTGGCTGCCTTTGACAGTGACTTTTATGCCTCAG CACCAGGCCATGTACATGTGCCAAGTTGGGTGTGGATTGCAGCTGGTTTGCTGAATTTCATTGCCTATACTttag ATGGTGTTGATGGAAAACAAGCTCGAAGGACAAATTCCAGCACACCATTGGGTGAATTATTTGATCATGGGCTAGACAGCTGGGCCTGCATATTCTTTGTTGTGACAGTCTACTCTATCTTTGGAAGAGGAGAAACTGGCGTGGGTGTCCGTACCCTCTATTTCATTCTGTGGgttgttctgttttcttttatccTTTCACACTGGGAGAAATACAACACAGGAGTGTTATTTTTGCCATGGGGTTATGACATTAGTCAAGTG